The following coding sequences are from one Syngnathus acus chromosome 12, fSynAcu1.2, whole genome shotgun sequence window:
- the dcp2 gene encoding m7GpppN-mRNA hydrolase isoform X1, whose protein sequence is MFSPNMETKRLEIPSGILDDLCSRFILHIPSEERDNAIRVCFQIELAHWFYLDFCIPNTPAAPHCGIRDFAKAVFQHCPFLLPHGEDVQKVLEQWKEYKMGVPTYGAIILDELLESVLLVQGYLAKSGWGFPKGKVNEDEAPHDCAVREVLEETGFDIKNCIDKDMYIEQKITDQLVRLYIIPGVSKDTKFYPKTRKEIRNIEWFPIEKLPCHRNDMTPKSKLGLAPNRFFMAIPFIRPLKDWISRLKGEPPDSDDDFASNGTTPGKTTDNTRSKSRHITAIEVFSGDGYTKYKQQQKELSQYELNQSQHLKGNGKKSQESSYLKKGLNENGISSQQKEDKRVISRRLQDRFEKGGISCSSFNGQQTAHQKDLEHLLSSKTFLSFKFDKDAIMRCFDF, encoded by the exons ATGTTTTCGCCCAacatggaaacaaaaagaTTAGAGATCCCCTCTGGCATACTGGACGACCTCTGCAG TCGATTCATTCTACACATTCCCAGTGAGGAAAGGGACAACGCTATCCGGGTGTGCTTCCAGATTGAGTTGGCACACTGGTTTTACCTTGACTTCTGCATCCCGAACACTCCAGCCGCTCCTCACTGTGGGATAAGAGACTTTGCCAAAGCTG TTTTCCAACACTGCCCTTTCCTTTTGCCCCATGGAGAAGATGTGCAGAAAGTCCTCGAACAGTGGAAAGAGTACAAGATGGGTGTCCCTACTTATGGCGCAATCATTCTTGATGAGTTATTAGAGAGT GTATTGCTTGTTCAGGGCTACCTTGCAAAGTCAGGCTGGGGCTTTCCCAAAGGGAAAGTGAATGAGGATGAAGCGCCTCATGATTGTGCCGTTCGTGAA GTGTTAGAAGAAACAGGCTTTGACATTAAGAATTGTATTGACAAAGATATGTACATAGAGCAGAAAATCACTGACCAGCTTGTGCGGCTCTATATAATACCAGGAGTATCCAAGGATACAAAGTTTTATCCCAAAACGAGAAAAGAAATCAGG AATATCGAGTGGTTCCCGATTGAAAAGCTACCATGTCACAGGAACGACATGACCCCAAAGTCTAAACTTGGACTTGCCCCCAATAGGTTTTTCATGGCCATTCCATTCATAAG GCCGCTAAAAGACTGGATTAGCAGGCTGAAAGGTGAGCCTCCAGATAGTGATGACGACTTTGCAAGCAATGGCACCACTCCGGGCAAAACCACAGACAATACACG ATCCAAATCCCGGCACATCACTGCTATTGAAGTATTTTCTGGAGATGGCTATACCAAAtacaagcagcagcagaaggagCTGAGCCAATATGAGCTGAACCAG AGCCAACACTTAAAAGGCAATGGGAAGAAATCCCAGGAGTCATCTTATCTGAAGAAAGGACTAAATGAAAATGGAATCAGCAGCCAGCAG AAGGAAGATAAACGGGTCATTTCCAGAAGACTACAAGACAGATTTGAGAAAG GTGGGATTTCATGCAGTTCTTTTAATGGTCAACAGACTGCCCATCAAAAAGACTTGGAGCACCTTCTGTCATCCAAAACATTCCTCAGttttaaatttgacaaagATGCCATCATGAGATGTTTTGACTTCTGA
- the dcp2 gene encoding m7GpppN-mRNA hydrolase isoform X2: MFSPNMETKRLEIPSGILDDLCSRFILHIPSEERDNAIRVCFQIELAHWFYLDFCIPNTPAAPHCGIRDFAKAVFQHCPFLLPHGEDVQKVLEQWKEYKMGVPTYGAIILDELLESVLLVQGYLAKSGWGFPKGKVNEDEAPHDCAVREVLEETGFDIKNCIDKDMYIEQKITDQLVRLYIIPGVSKDTKFYPKTRKEIRNIEWFPIEKLPCHRNDMTPKSKLGLAPNRFFMAIPFIRPLKDWISRLKGEPPDSDDDFASNGTTPGKTTDNTRSKSRHITAIEVFSGDGYTKYKQQQKELSQYELNQSQHLKGNGKKSQESSYLKKGLNENGISSQQVGFHAVLLMVNRLPIKKTWSTFCHPKHSSVLNLTKMPS; this comes from the exons ATGTTTTCGCCCAacatggaaacaaaaagaTTAGAGATCCCCTCTGGCATACTGGACGACCTCTGCAG TCGATTCATTCTACACATTCCCAGTGAGGAAAGGGACAACGCTATCCGGGTGTGCTTCCAGATTGAGTTGGCACACTGGTTTTACCTTGACTTCTGCATCCCGAACACTCCAGCCGCTCCTCACTGTGGGATAAGAGACTTTGCCAAAGCTG TTTTCCAACACTGCCCTTTCCTTTTGCCCCATGGAGAAGATGTGCAGAAAGTCCTCGAACAGTGGAAAGAGTACAAGATGGGTGTCCCTACTTATGGCGCAATCATTCTTGATGAGTTATTAGAGAGT GTATTGCTTGTTCAGGGCTACCTTGCAAAGTCAGGCTGGGGCTTTCCCAAAGGGAAAGTGAATGAGGATGAAGCGCCTCATGATTGTGCCGTTCGTGAA GTGTTAGAAGAAACAGGCTTTGACATTAAGAATTGTATTGACAAAGATATGTACATAGAGCAGAAAATCACTGACCAGCTTGTGCGGCTCTATATAATACCAGGAGTATCCAAGGATACAAAGTTTTATCCCAAAACGAGAAAAGAAATCAGG AATATCGAGTGGTTCCCGATTGAAAAGCTACCATGTCACAGGAACGACATGACCCCAAAGTCTAAACTTGGACTTGCCCCCAATAGGTTTTTCATGGCCATTCCATTCATAAG GCCGCTAAAAGACTGGATTAGCAGGCTGAAAGGTGAGCCTCCAGATAGTGATGACGACTTTGCAAGCAATGGCACCACTCCGGGCAAAACCACAGACAATACACG ATCCAAATCCCGGCACATCACTGCTATTGAAGTATTTTCTGGAGATGGCTATACCAAAtacaagcagcagcagaaggagCTGAGCCAATATGAGCTGAACCAG AGCCAACACTTAAAAGGCAATGGGAAGAAATCCCAGGAGTCATCTTATCTGAAGAAAGGACTAAATGAAAATGGAATCAGCAGCCAGCAG GTGGGATTTCATGCAGTTCTTTTAATGGTCAACAGACTGCCCATCAAAAAGACTTGGAGCACCTTCTGTCATCCAAAACATTCCTCAGttttaaatttgacaaagATGCCATCATGA
- the dcp2 gene encoding m7GpppN-mRNA hydrolase isoform X3 — protein sequence MFSPNMETKRLEIPSGILDDLCSRFILHIPSEERDNAIRVCFQIELAHWFYLDFCIPNTPAAPHCGIRDFAKAVFQHCPFLLPHGEDVQKVLEQWKEYKMGVPTYGAIILDELLESVLLVQGYLAKSGWGFPKGKVNEDEAPHDCAVREVLEETGFDIKNCIDKDMYIEQKITDQLVRLYIIPGVSKDTKFYPKTRKEIRNIEWFPIEKLPCHRNDMTPKSKLGLAPNRFFMAIPFIRPLKDWISRLKGEPPDSDDDFASNGTTPGKTTDNTRSKSRHITAIEVFSGDGYTKYKQQQKELSQYELNQKEDKRVISRRLQDRFEKGGISCSSFNGQQTAHQKDLEHLLSSKTFLSFKFDKDAIMRCFDF from the exons ATGTTTTCGCCCAacatggaaacaaaaagaTTAGAGATCCCCTCTGGCATACTGGACGACCTCTGCAG TCGATTCATTCTACACATTCCCAGTGAGGAAAGGGACAACGCTATCCGGGTGTGCTTCCAGATTGAGTTGGCACACTGGTTTTACCTTGACTTCTGCATCCCGAACACTCCAGCCGCTCCTCACTGTGGGATAAGAGACTTTGCCAAAGCTG TTTTCCAACACTGCCCTTTCCTTTTGCCCCATGGAGAAGATGTGCAGAAAGTCCTCGAACAGTGGAAAGAGTACAAGATGGGTGTCCCTACTTATGGCGCAATCATTCTTGATGAGTTATTAGAGAGT GTATTGCTTGTTCAGGGCTACCTTGCAAAGTCAGGCTGGGGCTTTCCCAAAGGGAAAGTGAATGAGGATGAAGCGCCTCATGATTGTGCCGTTCGTGAA GTGTTAGAAGAAACAGGCTTTGACATTAAGAATTGTATTGACAAAGATATGTACATAGAGCAGAAAATCACTGACCAGCTTGTGCGGCTCTATATAATACCAGGAGTATCCAAGGATACAAAGTTTTATCCCAAAACGAGAAAAGAAATCAGG AATATCGAGTGGTTCCCGATTGAAAAGCTACCATGTCACAGGAACGACATGACCCCAAAGTCTAAACTTGGACTTGCCCCCAATAGGTTTTTCATGGCCATTCCATTCATAAG GCCGCTAAAAGACTGGATTAGCAGGCTGAAAGGTGAGCCTCCAGATAGTGATGACGACTTTGCAAGCAATGGCACCACTCCGGGCAAAACCACAGACAATACACG ATCCAAATCCCGGCACATCACTGCTATTGAAGTATTTTCTGGAGATGGCTATACCAAAtacaagcagcagcagaaggagCTGAGCCAATATGAGCTGAACCAG AAGGAAGATAAACGGGTCATTTCCAGAAGACTACAAGACAGATTTGAGAAAG GTGGGATTTCATGCAGTTCTTTTAATGGTCAACAGACTGCCCATCAAAAAGACTTGGAGCACCTTCTGTCATCCAAAACATTCCTCAGttttaaatttgacaaagATGCCATCATGAGATGTTTTGACTTCTGA